The nucleotide sequence ACTCGCAGGCTCATTCTACAAAAGGCACGCCATCACCCCCTGAGGGGCTTTGACCGCTTGCAGGTCCACGGTTTCAGGTTCTCTTTCACTCCCCTCCCGGGGTCCTTTTCACCTTTCCCTCACGGTACTATGCGCTATCGGTAGCTGCCGAGTATTTAGCCTTGGAGGGTGGTCCCCCCTGCTTCCGGCAGGATTTCTCGTGTCCCGCCGTACTCAGGTAGTGCGGCCATGCAGCCACGGGCGTTTCGCGTACGGGGCTTTCACCCGCTCTGGCCGGCCTTCCCAGGACCGTTCCGCTACACTCGTGGTTTCTTACTGCACGGGTTACCCCCGCCGCACCCCTACAACCCCGCGCACCCGAGGGCACGCGGTTTGGGCTCTTCCCCGTTCGCTCGCCGCTACTAGGGGAATCTCGTTTGATTTCTACTCCCGCCGGTACTTAGATGGTTCACTCCCCGGCGTATCTCCCATGCACCCTATGTATTCACGTGCATGTGCATGTCATCCAGACTTGCGGGTTACCCCATTCGGACATCCGCGGATCACTGGGTATTGGCCCCTCCCCGCGGCTTTTCGCAGCTTGTCACGTCCTTCTTCGCCTGGCAGCTCCTAGGCATCCTCCGTGGACCCTCATTTCGCTTGACCATATCATTCTTCCAATCCCTGCGCTAATTTGTTTCAAAAATCCTCTTCTCTCTGGAGGCAAGGGGATTCGAACCCCTGACCCTCGGCTTGCAAAGCCGATGCTCTAGCCAGCTGAGCTATGCCCCCGCTGAAGCCTATGCACCATCACACAAGGAAGAGATGAGAACAGGAAGTCCACGCCCCCTTCAGGGCCATTGCTGCAGGACTTGCACCTGCTGGTCGACGACCGTTGGTTGGGTCCGGCTGTGAGGGCCGGGCCCGGCCTTTCTTCATCAGAAAGGAGGTGATCCAGCCGCACCTTCCGGTACGGCTACCTTGTTACGACTTCACCCTCCTCACCAGACGTACCTTCGGAACCGCCCCCCCTTGCGGGTTGGGCTGGCGACTTCGGGTACCCCCGACTCGGATGGTGTGACGGGCGGTGTGTACAAGGCCCGGGAACGTATTCACCGCGCCATGCTGATGCGCGATTACTAGCGATTCCAACTTCATGGAGTCGGGTTGCAGACTCCAATCCGTACTGGGACCGGCTTTAAGCGATTCGCTCCGCCTCGCGGCCTCGCTGCGCTCTGTACCGGCCATTGTAGCACGTGTGTAGCCCAGGACATAAGGGCCATGATGACTTGACGTCGTCCCCACCTTCCTCCGGTTTGTCACCGGCAGTTCCGCCTGAGTCCCCACCTTTCGTGGTGGCAACAGACAGCAGGGGTTGCGCTCGTTGCGGGACTTAACCCAACACTTCACAGCACGAGCTGACGACAGCCATGCAGCACCTGTTCACCGGCCGCAAGCGGCACGCCGCTTTCACGGCGCTTCCGGTGTATGTCAAGCCCTGGTAAGGTTTCTCGCGTACCATCGAATTAAACCACATGCTCCACCGCTTGTGCGGGCCCCCGTCAATTCCTTTGAGTTTCACCCTTGCGAGCATACTCCCCAGGCGGTGCACTTAATGCGTTTGCTACGGTACCGAGGGTTCTACCCCCGCCACCTGGTGCACATCGTTTACTGTGCGGACTACCAGGGTATCTAAACCTGTTTGCTCCCCGCACCTTCGCGTCTCAGCGTCAGTACATGGCCAGATGCCTGCCTTCGCCATCGGTGTTCTTCCAGATATCTACAGATTTCACCCCTACACCTGGAATTCCGGCATCCCCTCCTGTACTCAAGCACCGCAGTTTCCAGCGCACCCCCCCGGTTGGGCCGGGGTCTTTCACGCCGGACTTGCAGTGCCGCCTGCACGCCCTTTACGCCCAATGATTCCGAACAACGCTCGCCCCCTACGTGTTACCGCGGCTGCTGGCACGTAGTTAGCCGGGGCTTATTCCGGGATTCACGTCATCCCGCGGCCATTCCCTGCCACGGTCATTCCCCCTCCCGAAAAGAACTTTACAACCTCACGGCCTTCTTCGTTCACGCGGCGTCGCTCCGTCAGGCTTTCGCCCATTGCGGAAGATTCTTAGCTGCTGCCTCCCGTAGGAGTCTGGACCGTGTCTCAGTTCCAATGTGGCCGTCCACCCTCTCAGGCCGGCTACCCATCGTCGCCACGGTGGGCCTTTACCCCGCCGTCTAGCTAATGGGTCGCGGACTCATCCCCCGGCGGCGCCGCAGCGCCTTTCCCGGATCGCACCTGTGTGCGTCCCGTCTCATCCGGTATTAATCCAGGTTTCCCTGGGCTATCCCCGGCCGGGGGGCAGATTGTCCACGTGTTACTCACCCGTCCGCCGCTCTAGGGGCCCGAAGGCCCTTGCCGCTCGACTTGCATGCTTAAAACGCGCCGCCAGCGTTCGTTCTGAGCCAGGATCAAACTCTCCGTTATAGCATTTCCGGGCCCGAGGGCCCGGCTTACTTACTTATAAGTTTTCCCTGTAATTCTCGCACGAACGTAGCTTTTCAACTATCGTTCTCTGTTTCTTGTGAATTGACTGGGAAGCCCCTCAAGGGTTGCTTCCTTCCTATTCTCATCTCTTCCCTGCGCTCTGCTTTCATAAATCTTCCCGCTCCACCCTCCCGGGTGGCGCTCGGTCAACTTACCCGATTTGCCGCCTGTCCGTCAAGGCCCTTGTGAGCCTTTTTTCCCAAGCTCCCAAGGAAGCTTTTCCGGCGGCCGGCGTAGGCCGACAAGAAGCGACTATACAGGACTTCCCACTCACTGTCCAGTAGGTTTTGAAAAATATTGTGCAAAGTATCGTTCTTGACATGCTTGCCCAAACCATTCGTTGGCAATATGATTGCCCATCGAAGGAGCAACGTTCCCATGCAGCAGGATATGACCAGAGGTAATCCCCTTAGGTTGATTTTCTTTTTTATGCTTCCCATTCTTGGAGGCAACTTATTCCAACAATTCTATACGATGGTAGATACCTTTGTCGTCGGTAGATTCATCGGCGTCCACGCATTGGCGGCAGTCGGTTCTACCGGACCGATTACGTTCTTTGTGCTTGGATTTGTTATTGGGCTCAATGCAGGCTTCTCGGTGATCATCAGCCAGAAGTTTGGGGCTAAGGATGAGAGGAGCATGCGTAAGGCAGTAGCCATGAGCATCCTCTCAGCTTTATTCCTCTCTATACTTGTTTCATTTCTCGCGATAGTCTCCGTCAAACCTTTGTTGGAGGTACTCAATACACCACAGAACATCATCAAGGATGCACAAGATTACCTAGTTATCCTGTACCTTGGCATTGTAGCCACCATCTATTACAACCTTTTGGCAGCCATCCTACGTGCGTTGGGAGACAGCAGATCCCCTCTCTATTTTCTTCTGATAGCAAGTGTATTGAATATCATCGGCGACCTTGTATCTGTCATCATCCTCGATATGGGGGTCAAGGGCGTTGCGCTTGCCACCATCTCAAGCCAAGGGATATCTGCTTTGCTCTGTCTTTTCTATATTTACAAGCGATACCCGATTCTACACCTGAAGAGAGAAGACTGGAGAGTTGCCTGGCCCATGATCGGCAGACTGCTGCGTATCGGTTTGCCCAGTGCGCTCCAATTCTCTGTATGTGCAATTGGGGTCATGATAGTCCAGTCTGTAATCAATTCCTTTGGTAGCGATACGGTTGCAGCCTACTCGGTGGGAACTCGCATCGAACAACTGGTGACCCAACCACTGATGACCCTCGGGCTTGCAATGGCAACCTACAGCGCACAGAACCTAGGAGGAGGGTATCTCCCCAGAATTTCCCAAGGACTGAAGAGTGCTCTCATGTTGAATGTACTTTTCAGCCTGGCAGCATTTCTTTTGGTATTCTTTGCCGGTGATTTCCTTGCCATGCTCTTCATCGATTCTTCGCAAAGCCATGTTATTGAACAAACCAACCAGTATCTCTCCCTTATCTCTTACTTCTTCATCCCTCTGGGTCTCATATTTGTTTTCAGAAATACCTGCCAAGGATTAGGATCTGGATTGATTCCAATGCTTTCATCCATCCAGGAACTGCTATTCCGAGCACTTGCTGCCTTCACGCTTCCTGGTTTGTTGGGATATGAAGGAATCATCCTCTCCAGCCCGCTGGCTTGGATTGCTGCAGCCATCCTCCTGATTTTTGCCTACCGGATCCAGATGCGACATTTTCGCAGTATTATGAAGCAGACTGCCTGATAACTCCTCTTAGGTGGTATGCATATATATGGATACCAAAGAACCGGATTTAATGGCACCCTCCTTCGGGTACAAGTTGCAAAAACCTCCACCAGCTTTTCCATCCGTGGGCTTTCCCTGGATAAATCTTCACGCTTGAAGCGGGACCTGAGAGTATATTATCAAGGCCCACTTCCTCAAATTTCAATACAAGTACCACCTCATGCATCCCTGGAATGCATACTTGCACCGGTTTTGCTTGTACTGCTTTGCGTGGAGAAAAACCTTCTGGAAATAAGCAATCACTCCATCCTGCTCTTTGGGGCCGTTGATCTCTCAGGCACATTGGTCAGTCCACCCCCATTACAAAGAGAACTGGTAAAGTTGTGCACAGAGGCTGGAATCTCTCTGATTCTGACCGGAGAAAACATCCCCTCTATCCACAAAAACTGCATTTCTTGCCCCTCCATCGCTTCGGCGCTGAGCCAGCTTTGGAGATTTGCATTACGTCACCCAGAAAACGAGATACAGATTGAGGAGGCTGGCAAGAAGCATGCATCGGAGGAAGAGCCATTCTCCGGCATCCTTGGCTTGCAAGAAGCGAAGCGAGCACTCTGCTACGCTGTCGCTGGAGAAATACCACTTCTTTTCTATGGACCACCAGGTAGTGGGAAAAGCTTATTGCTGAATAGAACCAAAGCACTACTTCCACCTCTTAGGGGAGAGCGGGCACAGGAAGTCTGGGCAATCCACGGGAAACAAAGCAAGATATCACCTCTTCTACGCCTGGAAGCTGGAATGAGTCAGCAGAAGATACTCGCAGGAACCCCTCCCTGGATAAGCAGGGCTCATGGGGGTGCACTGCTTGTAGATGAACTTTCAAACCAGAAACCAAAAGTGAGAACCACTCTTGCACAGTCTCTGGATACATACCAAGTCGGAGACTATCCACTTCATTGCACCATGGTTGCTGCAACGAACGGATGCCGCTGTGCAAACTTGGGTGCTCCTCATGGAGTATGCCGTTGTACACAGACCCAGATCGATCAATTCTGGGGAATG is from uncultured Sphaerochaeta sp. and encodes:
- a CDS encoding ATP-binding protein, which translates into the protein MHIYGYQRTGFNGTLLRVQVAKTSTSFSIRGLSLDKSSRLKRDLRVYYQGPLPQISIQVPPHASLECILAPVLLVLLCVEKNLLEISNHSILLFGAVDLSGTLVSPPPLQRELVKLCTEAGISLILTGENIPSIHKNCISCPSIASALSQLWRFALRHPENEIQIEEAGKKHASEEEPFSGILGLQEAKRALCYAVAGEIPLLFYGPPGSGKSLLLNRTKALLPPLRGERAQEVWAIHGKQSKISPLLRLEAGMSQQKILAGTPPWISRAHGGALLVDELSNQKPKVRTTLAQSLDTYQVGDYPLHCTMVAATNGCRCANLGAPHGVCRCTQTQIDQFWGMLGWPLLDRFAIALALEPEPLLTGTVQAFHVDRKAMEHVRSLQTKRKSEGVAHLFPRYSKVMAHTQRSLRRAKLCCTLAQVISDWEGKESVTQEIMEKAYSLYLLPKDRHYH
- a CDS encoding MATE family efflux transporter → MQQDMTRGNPLRLIFFFMLPILGGNLFQQFYTMVDTFVVGRFIGVHALAAVGSTGPITFFVLGFVIGLNAGFSVIISQKFGAKDERSMRKAVAMSILSALFLSILVSFLAIVSVKPLLEVLNTPQNIIKDAQDYLVILYLGIVATIYYNLLAAILRALGDSRSPLYFLLIASVLNIIGDLVSVIILDMGVKGVALATISSQGISALLCLFYIYKRYPILHLKREDWRVAWPMIGRLLRIGLPSALQFSVCAIGVMIVQSVINSFGSDTVAAYSVGTRIEQLVTQPLMTLGLAMATYSAQNLGGGYLPRISQGLKSALMLNVLFSLAAFLLVFFAGDFLAMLFIDSSQSHVIEQTNQYLSLISYFFIPLGLIFVFRNTCQGLGSGLIPMLSSIQELLFRALAAFTLPGLLGYEGIILSSPLAWIAAAILLIFAYRIQMRHFRSIMKQTA